The following proteins are co-located in the Paenibacillus sp. FSL H8-0079 genome:
- a CDS encoding helix-turn-helix transcriptional regulator has protein sequence MENMQLANRIRAFRKLKGLTQHELAAETGISLAILGTIERGNRKVTQQELDRISGVLSISIEELQGK, from the coding sequence TTGGAAAACATGCAATTGGCCAATCGAATCCGGGCATTTCGGAAGCTGAAAGGTTTAACACAACATGAACTTGCTGCCGAGACCGGCATCTCGCTGGCCATTCTGGGAACTATTGAGCGGGGGAACCGTAAGGTAACACAGCAAGAGCTGGATCGAATTTCCGGAGTGCTGTCGATCAGTATCGAGGAGTTGCAGGGCAAGTAG
- the folK gene encoding 2-amino-4-hydroxy-6-hydroxymethyldihydropteridine diphosphokinase, with the protein MIAHSTSESSEAYIALGANLGDREQTLLEALSLLDEHPHISVLRCSALYETEPVGYVDQPAFLNMAVAVQAMLTPEQLLTELLDIENRLGRVRDIRWGPRTVDLDLLWMHGETRNTELLQLPHPRMGERAFVLVPLSDIVPEGEESGLYTFVHSSLSVLDGKDGIQLWKTCNWPIESGHFGS; encoded by the coding sequence ATGATTGCACATTCGACCTCTGAATCTTCAGAGGCTTATATTGCTTTAGGGGCCAATTTGGGCGACCGGGAACAGACACTGCTTGAAGCATTGTCCTTGCTGGATGAACACCCTCATATATCCGTTCTGCGCTGTTCTGCGCTATATGAGACGGAGCCTGTAGGATATGTAGATCAGCCAGCTTTTCTGAATATGGCAGTCGCCGTACAGGCGATGCTGACACCGGAGCAGTTGCTTACGGAATTATTGGATATCGAGAACCGACTCGGTCGTGTTCGTGATATTCGCTGGGGACCGCGCACCGTTGATCTGGATCTGCTCTGGATGCATGGTGAGACGCGAAATACCGAATTGCTTCAATTGCCACATCCCCGTATGGGCGAACGGGCTTTTGTGCTGGTACCGTTGTCGGATATCGTACCGGAGGGCGAGGAATCAGGTCTATATACCTTTGTACACTCATCGTTGTCTGTACTGGATGGAAAGGATGGAATACAGCTTTGGAAAACATGCAATTGGCCAATCGAATCCGGGCATTTCGGAAGCTGA